Within the Osmerus mordax isolate fOsmMor3 chromosome 6, fOsmMor3.pri, whole genome shotgun sequence genome, the region GAACAACCACGCCCTCCTGCACTTCCAGCAGACGGGACACCCGATCGCCGTCAAACTGGGCACCATCACCCCCGACGGAGCAGGTGAGCCCCAGGGACGCGCACAGCCGCTTGTCACGTTGGATCATAGAGGAAGTTGCACGGACGCAGTTTTCACTCAGGCTACTGAGTGGAAATCTGTCCCCGTGGCCCGGGGTGTGACGTTCTTTGTACTGCCCCGTGAgctgaagcccccccccccgtcgtTGTGTCTCCAGATGTTTACTCGTACGATGAGGATGACATGGTCCTGGACCCCAAGCTGCCGGAACACCTCGCCCACTTCGGCATCGACATGATGACCATGGAGAAGGTAGGATCCAGCTCGCCCCGTCAGCACGTCGCCCCTCTGGAGAGAGCGGACTGCTGTGCTCTCTTAACAGAAATGTCAGTCATTGTCAATGACTTAGTTTGATTACTGGAAAACCAGGCTGGCTTAAACGTGTATTGAAGTTGACCTTAAGCCCCCTTGTCTGTGATTCGCTGTGATTATGATTCCATCTTTTGCGAGGACAGAGTCAGCACTCTGCTTTTTGCTACGCCTGTTGGTATGCGACAGTGACACAGATAAATTTGCTAGTTCCTTGTTGGCAGTCTGCCATGGTGCCAGAGCTGGCCCTGATTCAAAGCTGCAATTGAGTTCTAACAGCAGGCTGGAAAACTGCAGTGGGGGAGGCCAGCACTCATAAAACTCCATATCATTTCTTATAACCTCGttctctgcccctcccttcttcctttgTCGTTCTCCGCTGCTACTCCCAGTCCTCCATTATCACATCCACCTGTTCTCTCCCCAActcccctcccgctctcccttgcatgtctctctcttaccttcTTGCTcgctcatccctctccttcaaCACCtgagtctcctctctctctgtttctgtctctctctctgtctctcttttgctctctgtgtctctctcgccctcttcctccctgatTTCCTGCAACCATCAAATACAATTCTCTTCCATTCCtcctgtttttattgattttattcaGACTTTTTATTGACTTTGTTTCCTCTCCGCCCTGCAGACGGAGAGGACGATGACTGAGCTGGAGATAGCGGTGAACCAGCGCGTGGGGGAGTGGGAGATGATCCAGGAGTCTGGCACCACCCTGAGGCCCCTGTCGGGCCCGGGCCTGACAGGGATGAAGAACCTGGGCAACAGCTGCTACCTCAACTCTGTCATGCAAGTGCTGTTCACCGTGCCAGACTTCCAGAGCAAGTCAGTAcctcaccgtctccctccagcccaggcTTCAGAGCACTGAGCTGGAACCATTTTTATTAGAAGACAATATCGCTATAGAAACAGATTTGTTTTCACAATGACCCAACTGTATTGTTACCTTTTGCCGTAGGTATGTCTCCAACATCGAAAAGATCTTCGCCGAAGCCCCCAGCGATCCCACCCAGGACTTTAAAACTCAAGTGTGAGTGTTCAACACACCTTCCTAACCACTGGTCTGACACCGGTGCTCGTTCCAGCAGTGCTGTAGCTGTCTTTCACCAGTAGATGTCACTAATCGCGCACACACGGAATGTCACAATGCCGAATCTTTATTGAAATGGCAATGCACACTCTTGTCATGAGACGTAGTTGCATTTCTAACCCTCCCACACGCAGAACATGCACAGGCTCATACTGCCTGCTTTGGTTCCGTCTATTACAAAGTCATCCTTCACACGCTCACAAATACATCTTCATCGACACTATCGCAGTAGTTTACCCGTAAACAAAATGATACCTTCTGTGTCCCTCAGAGCTAAGCTGGGCTATGGTCTGTTGTCAGGAGAGTACTCCAAACCAGCCCTTGATCCTGGGGACGAGACCAACGCCTCTTCTGAACCCAGGGTAGGCGTGACTCTGCGTCGTCAACTCACTACACGGCTTGGATGTTTCGgttttggtctttttttttaccgTGGCTGATTGCAATCGTTTTTTGTTTCCAGGGCGACCAGGTTGGCATTGCGCCGCGCATGTTCAAAGCACTTGTGGGGCGGGGCCACCCCGAGTTCTCCACCAATCGGCAGCAAGATGCACAGGAGTTCTTATTGCACTTCATTAACATGGTCGAGGTGAGCCCTTCCTCCCGCGCCTTCCTCTCTACCTGccgcctgcttctctctctctctctctctctctctctctctctctctctctctctctctctctctctctctctctctctcgctttgtctctgtctctctcgcgcgctttgtctctctctctctcgcgcgcttTGTCTCTCACTCGCTTTGTCTCCTGTAGAGAAACTGCCGCTCAGGAGCGAACCCTTCCGAAGCCTTTCGCTTCCTGGTGGAGGAGCGGATCGTGTGCCAGCAGTCCCAGAAAGCCAAGTACACACAGAGGGTGGACTACATGCTGCAGCTGCCCGTGCCCATGGACCAGGCCACCAACACAGGTGAGGGCCGGCACTGCCCCCAGGGGATCCACACCTGCCCTGttaaccatcatcatcatttacatgtattcatttagcagatgcttttattcaaagcgacttccaagagagagctttacaaaagtgcataggtcaatgattataaacaacgagatagcctcaaaacattgtgggtaccCAAGATATGACacccttttggggggggggggggggggggggggggtaaataagaaggttgccggttcgattcctggatgtgcaaaatgatgttgtgtccttgggcaaggcacttcatcctacttgcctcggagagaatgtccctgtacttactgtaagtcgctctggataagagcgtctgctaaatgactaaatgtaaatgtaagtaggatGTTGGAGTAACGATGGATGGTCTCTTTCTTAACCCGCCTGCCTCCGTCACcagaggagctgcaggaggcagagaggcggcGCGAGGCGGCTGACTCGTCGGGCGCCCCGCCCCCGGCGAGCGTGCGCGCCCGGATCCCCTTCACGGCGTGCATGGCGGCCCTCAGCGAACCCGAGACGCTCACGGACTTCTGGAGCTCCGCCGTGCAGGCCAAGACCAGCGCCACCAAGTAGGGACACGCACAAGATGTGCGCTCCTCGCGAGcggcctgggttcgaatccggccCAGGCCCTttactacatctctctctctctctctctctctctctctctctctctctctctctctcttccacacattTGCTGTCCTCTCCTTAAAAACACTGTCTCTgttgaaaataataatacaggcagaaatgccataaaaaaaaataatgataACAATCATTGAAATGCTGTCTCCTTCCGCCAGAACGACGCGCTTCGCTTCCTTCCCTGATCACTTGGTGATCCAGATAAAGAAGTTTACCTTCGGGTTGGACTGGGTCCCCAAGAAACTGGGTAGGCAGTGGCCTTTTTacatttaagattcgtatatataggagtcagatggctgagtggttagggattcaggctagtaatctgaaggttgccagttcgattccaactgatgttgtgtccttgggcaaggcacttcaccctacttgcctcggggggaatttccctgtgcttactgtaagtcgttctggataagagcgtctgctaaatgactaaatgtaaatgtttatgatatgcaccttcctgccccaGTAACTTCCTGATGGTGCCAAACTGATGGCTGTAGTGACTCATGTTGTGTTGCTGATTTGTTGACAGACGTGAGCATAGACGTTCCCGACACGTTGGATCTGAGCGCGCTCCGTGGGACCGGCCAGCAGCCGGGGGAGGAGCTCCTGCCGGAGGTGGCCCCGCCTCCGCTCATGACCCCTGACGTGGAGGTCAAAGGTATCCTGGGTTTCCACGGCAACGAGGAAGAcgactctctctactctccacTGCTGTGTCAGTTCGTCTGTCGTTTCTGGaactttccttccttctcctcctgactcGCCTGTCGTTCGTCATCATCTTTTCTAgctttcttttttccctctttttctgtttccttgtttcctgtctggatttcgtctgtgtctctgttagCATCCTCAAATTATTTGTCTTAAGTTTGCACCAAAGGGAGGCCATTCAAGTTGACGTTTATTTATATTTCAGTACATTTGTTTTCATATCATTTTTTGGTTATATCATTTCTTAGTATTTCTCAGTTTTCAGAATGGTTCAGTTATTTATCAAGTATGgttttgtgtgtacagtatttgcCTCCTGTTTAAATGTGCtccatctctgctccctctggcctcagccccagtcctTGACGACTCCACTGTGTCCCAGTTATGTGAGATGGGTTTCCCCCTGGAGGCCTGCAGGAAGGCCGTGTACTACACTGGGAACACTGGGATTGACGCCGCCATGAACTGGGTCATGGGCCACATGGATGACCCAGGTGGGGAACTAAgtagtatatatgtatataatataaatatatatatatattttttaaataaaatattttttccttCTTGTGATTGGCCCCAGATTTCTCCGCCCCCCTGGTGTTGCCAGGCTGCAGCTCCGCCCCCGGGACCACTCCCACCGCTGAGAGTGTACCCGAGGAGCACCTGGCGACCATCGTATCCATGGGCTTCAGCAGAGACCAGGCGACACGGGCGCTGAGGGCCACGGTGAGACACGAGacatcaaggggggggggggagagaatgtccctctacttactgtaagtcgctctggataagaaaaCCCTAAATTTACCAGCAGGCTGAGATAAAAGGGGTCTGTGTTCACACCAAACGGCAAGGGAATTATTTGCGCAAATTTTTGCGttgcattcatttgtgtttattaGCGCGTTCTTTTTCACGCGAATTCACGTGTTTGCATTGACTTTACATGTAATCTCGCCGCGCACAAGATTGTGCTTTGCGTTCGCTGTGAACACAGCATGATGTGTATCACAACCGTTCACTTGGCTGACATGTCTGAAAGCGCTGTCCACATAGATCCTGCATCCCAGAATATCCTGTGGATCAAACATTCAAACAAAGATTGACTTTTCGAGGTTACGTACTCTGAACTGTGCCGCAATTTTTCTCTGAACAAGGAAAGGCTGCCATGCATGGGAATCAAACTGTACTGTCAGCTGAAAGTGTGGTTTTAAAAAATAGCTATGAAAATTGCTGAATTTTCTTTCAGTCTGTGTGATTCCGTCTGTGATTCAGAGAAAATtcagagaaaagaggaagaagggaagggaaaaaaggaaGATGGAACAAATTTCGGAAGAAAAACTGGCTTTAAACATGAAGTCCATGTTGCCTACTCAAGCAATCTTTAGAATTAGAGTGCAGGACCCCAGCATAGCAACTTTGCTCTATCTGGTGTCCTGTACAAAACTTTGTTTACTCACcacacacatttgtttgtttttaatacaCACCTAGTTCAACCATTTGGAGTAACACATGACCTACAGAGATCCCTAAGAACcttaaccctccccccccctctctctgtctctctctctcctgacagaGTAATGTTCTAGAGAGGGCAGTTGACTGGATCTTCTCCCACCTGGACGACCTCGAGTCCATGGAGGTGTCGGAAGGGGGGCGCTCTGCCGCTGAGAGTGAGGCCAGCAGGGACCCTCCTCCTGGGCCACGCGTCAGAGACGGTCCTGGCAGTAAGTCTGCCCCgagggactggagggggggggggggggggatgctctctgtctctctcacaccatcTTTCTTATTCTTCCCCCATCTCTCGTTCTGCCTCTAGAGTACGAGTTGTTTGCCTTCGTCAGTCACATGGGCACCAGCACCATGTGTGGCCACTACGTCTGCCACATCAAGAAGGACCAGCAGTGAGTAACTGCTTCCTGTTACGACCAGAGGAGGAAACCCTGTagagggttctctctctctgtctgtctgtctgtttgtctctctctgtctctctctatctctctgtctgtgtgtgtctctctctctgtgtctctctctccctcctgtagaTGACAATCTCTTACTCATGCAGAGCAGTTttcaacacacccgattcaaatgaatgttcgtcatcaggcttctgctgagctttgTAACTACCCATTCATGTGaatcagggaaacatctaaaacatgccgGTGGGtctctgaggaccagggttgagaagcaCTGATTTTGAGCTTTAGCCCCTCACAAGAGTCCTACGTAGGAGGCAAGCAAGGGCACAACTGTTGGTGGCCTACTTTAGGATTGACGGTTACTTGCGAGGTAGACAGAAATCCAAGTGCTGTTTTAAAAGTGACTGGCTGTCTTTTTACCCTGCCTGTTACTGATCTGCTgaatctttcttcttcttttccttctgtgtccttccttcttcctctcccaggTGGGTTATCTTCAACGATCAGAAGGTGTGTGCCTCAGAGAAGCCTCCCAAGGACCTTGGTTACCTGTACTTCTACCGAAGAGTGGCAGAGTGAAcgcaggagggaggaaggaagtttttcgtgagggggaggggagggagggcagagcagcagagcaccgacactcacacacagtaagCACTGTCACACTCTTAACGGGCCACTAAGAAATGCTTTCACACGGGGCTTCTGAACTGACAAAATGAGGTTGTAAATACGCTTCTCGGTTGTGTTGCAAGGGGTGCTCTTTCGCGAAGGGTTTGCGTAGGTCTTGGTGGCAGGCTTTTGGTTCATTTCAAGTACAAGTTCATCCCCTCTGTTGACTCAAGAGGCTGTTGATATTGTATATCTGTGGCTGGTGAACACTGCCCCTTCCTTCTCTAGacactctcatctcctcccttatTGGATAGCTGCCATTGTGATGTAACCGCTTCTTCAGCCAAACACCACCTTCCCTGCTCCACCTGTTCCAATAAAATGGTTACAAGAAACAGTTTGACATTCACTATCCCAAATATCTATTAAACAAAGGATAAGAACAGTTCAaatgtgtatttaaaaaaaaaactgtaataaaaaGTTCAATAAACACCAAACCGAACTGGTTGTTATTTGAAGTGTGGTGAGGGTTATTTAGGAAGgtggtttcattttattttgtttattttgcatAAATGAATTCCTTTGTTACTTTTGCTCTGACAAATAAAGACTTGTCTTTCTGCCGTTCTTGTCTGTTGCTTCACTTTTTGGAAACGTTTTTGAAAGGTAGAGACAACGTTATTACAGATCGTATCTGTTTTCATTGTAATTTTGCTGGGTTTGACACCCACACTAATCACTAGTCTAAGTCTATATGTATTTCCAGCAAAGGACGTAAACTTGAGCAGTTTCTATGTGCCTACACACTAGCCTACTTGTAGCCTACTTGTAGGCTTGTAGCGTGTATTGCGTTACATTTCAACGTGTTAAAGAAGGATTCCTGTCACTTGCAGTAAGGTATAGACCCTGTTTCGTTTGTGCATCTCCATGCTGCAGCTTTCCAAGTTGCAGTTTCCTCAGATCTCTTCCGCTATATTCACCTCCTCAATCCTCTACCCTGTCTTCTTAATCAGTGTGTTGTGTCGAACAGAGCAAGAAATAAAAGATCAACTGCAGTAGCAGGTAAGAAATACCAAACTAGACAAATCACCATAAATAAGTTACTATTTTTGTGAAGATCTGACAATGTTGTAGAGTTGGAATGTTAGGCATATAGCTTATATCACCCTACTTTAGGTTAAAATGATACAATTGTCATTAAGACATACAAACATATAATAACGTGGTTGTAAATGACGATTAGGCCTAATTGTTATTCATATTTGTATAAGTTTGAATTTGAATGGGTTTTCCGAGGTAGGCTATAGGTAACAAAACGCAAAATAAGGAAAACTGTGGTCATGCAAAACCACGATTTTCAATAGAAAATTACGACTTTTTCGACTTTCGCATTGTTagcaaaaatatatacaaaagtTATGGATGGGTTCATTAGCCAAATTTCTTTTGTTTTACAGTTTATTCGCAGAGAGCAGTTATTGTAGGCTATTATAGCCTACGATTTTATAAAATGTTTACAGGATATTTAAAAATTCCATACGATTTACATGTATCGTTTCCAGCCAAATGTGCCTACTCAATTTGACCAATAACTTATTCAAAGTTTAACGAACTTCATCCACGTTTGTTAACTGAAGGAATTCAGTTGGCCCTATTTAGGTTTGAGATGTTGGTATGTTGCAGGGACTTTTTCCAATATTTAAATCGTATTTTATTCATTACGATCACCAGTATTATGATACTCTTTGATGCGGCTTAATCTCAATCCATTAACATTTCCATTTTAGCTTTAATGTAACGTATCATATGagtttaaaatgtattaatAATTTATTCGTTATCTAGC harbors:
- the usp5 gene encoding ubiquitin carboxyl-terminal hydrolase 5 isoform X4, producing the protein MAEVSDILMSVLSTIRVPRPGDRVHKDECALSFSSPESEGGLYVCMNSFLGFGSQYVDRHHTRTGQRAYLHITRTRKAQEEDNNSGSGDPPKKKPTRLAIGIEGGFDVEQEHCEEEVKVVLLPDRQEVTAEDIGRMPDVVRERVSLSMAGLMAADSVSHALQVQQWDGEVRQESRHAAGLKQLDNGIKIPPSGWRCEVCDLQENLWMNLTDGMVLCGRRYFDGTGGNNHALLHFQQTGHPIAVKLGTITPDGADVYSYDEDDMVLDPKLPEHLAHFGIDMMTMEKTERTMTELEIAVNQRVGEWEMIQESGTTLRPLSGPGLTGMKNLGNSCYLNSVMQVLFTVPDFQSKYVSNIEKIFAEAPSDPTQDFKTQVAKLGYGLLSGEYSKPALDPGDETNASSEPRGDQVGIAPRMFKALVGRGHPEFSTNRQQDAQEFLLHFINMVERNCRSGANPSEAFRFLVEERIVCQQSQKAKYTQRVDYMLQLPVPMDQATNTEELQEAERRREAADSSGAPPPASVRARIPFTACMAALSEPETLTDFWSSAVQAKTSATKTTRFASFPDHLVIQIKKFTFGLDWVPKKLDVSIDVPDTLDLSALRGTGQQPGEELLPEVAPPPLMTPDVEVKAPVLDDSTVSQLCEMGFPLEACRKAVYYTGNTGIDAAMNWVMGHMDDPDFSAPLVLPGCSSAPGTTPTAESVPEEHLATIVSMGFSRDQATRALRATSNVLERAVDWIFSHLDDLESMEVSEGGRSAAESEASRDPPPGPRVRDGPGKYELFAFVSHMGTSTMCGHYVCHIKKDQQWVIFNDQKVCASEKPPKDLGYLYFYRRVAE
- the usp5 gene encoding ubiquitin carboxyl-terminal hydrolase 5 isoform X3; this encodes MAEVSDILMSVLSTIRVPRPGDRVHKDECALSFSSPESEGGLYVCMNSFLGFGSQYVDRHHTRTGQRAYLHITRTRKAQKEEDNNSGSGDPPKKKPTRLAIGIEGGFDVEQEHCEEEVKVVLLPDRQEVTAEDIGRMPDVVRERVSLSMAGLMAADSVSHALQVQQWDGEVRQESRHAAGLKQLDNGIKIPPSGWRCEVCDLQENLWMNLTDGMVLCGRRYFDGTGGNNHALLHFQQTGHPIAVKLGTITPDGADVYSYDEDDMVLDPKLPEHLAHFGIDMMTMEKTERTMTELEIAVNQRVGEWEMIQESGTTLRPLSGPGLTGMKNLGNSCYLNSVMQVLFTVPDFQSKYVSNIEKIFAEAPSDPTQDFKTQVAKLGYGLLSGEYSKPALDPGDETNASSEPRGDQVGIAPRMFKALVGRGHPEFSTNRQQDAQEFLLHFINMVERNCRSGANPSEAFRFLVEERIVCQQSQKAKYTQRVDYMLQLPVPMDQATNTEELQEAERRREAADSSGAPPPASVRARIPFTACMAALSEPETLTDFWSSAVQAKTSATKTTRFASFPDHLVIQIKKFTFGLDWVPKKLDVSIDVPDTLDLSALRGTGQQPGEELLPEVAPPPLMTPDVEVKAPVLDDSTVSQLCEMGFPLEACRKAVYYTGNTGIDAAMNWVMGHMDDPDFSAPLVLPGCSSAPGTTPTAESVPEEHLATIVSMGFSRDQATRALRATSNVLERAVDWIFSHLDDLESMEVSEGGRSAAESEASRDPPPGPRVRDGPGKYELFAFVSHMGTSTMCGHYVCHIKKDQQWVIFNDQKVCASEKPPKDLGYLYFYRRVAE
- the usp5 gene encoding ubiquitin carboxyl-terminal hydrolase 5 isoform X2, with product MAEVSDILMSVLSTIRVPRPGDRVHKDECALSFSSPESEGGLYVCMNSFLGFGSQYVDRHHTRTGQRAYLHITRTRKAQEEDNNSGSGDPPKKKPTRLAIGIEGGFDVEQEHCEEEVKVVLLPDRQEVTAEDIGRMPDVVRERVSLSMAGLMAADSVSHALQVQQWDGEVRQESRHAAGLKQLDNGIKIPPSGWRCEVCDLQENLWMNLTDGMVLCGRRYFDGTGGNNHALLHFQQTGHPIAVKLGTITPDGADVYSYDEDDMVLDPKLPEHLAHFGIDMMTMEKTERTMTELEIAVNQRVGEWEMIQESGTTLRPLSGPGLTGMKNLGNSCYLNSVMQVLFTVPDFQSKYVSNIEKIFAEAPSDPTQDFKTQVAKLGYGLLSGEYSKPALDPGDETNASSEPRGDQVGIAPRMFKALVGRGHPEFSTNRQQDAQEFLLHFINMVERNCRSGANPSEAFRFLVEERIVCQQSQKAKYTQRVDYMLQLPVPMDQATNTEELQEAERRREAADSSGAPPPASVRARIPFTACMAALSEPETLTDFWSSAVQAKTSATKTTRFASFPDHLVIQIKKFTFGLDWVPKKLDVSIDVPDTLDLSALRGTGQQPGEELLPEVAPPPLMTPDVEVKGILGFHGNEEDDSLYSPLLSPVLDDSTVSQLCEMGFPLEACRKAVYYTGNTGIDAAMNWVMGHMDDPDFSAPLVLPGCSSAPGTTPTAESVPEEHLATIVSMGFSRDQATRALRATSNVLERAVDWIFSHLDDLESMEVSEGGRSAAESEASRDPPPGPRVRDGPGKYELFAFVSHMGTSTMCGHYVCHIKKDQQWVIFNDQKVCASEKPPKDLGYLYFYRRVAE
- the usp5 gene encoding ubiquitin carboxyl-terminal hydrolase 5 isoform X1, which translates into the protein MAEVSDILMSVLSTIRVPRPGDRVHKDECALSFSSPESEGGLYVCMNSFLGFGSQYVDRHHTRTGQRAYLHITRTRKAQKEEDNNSGSGDPPKKKPTRLAIGIEGGFDVEQEHCEEEVKVVLLPDRQEVTAEDIGRMPDVVRERVSLSMAGLMAADSVSHALQVQQWDGEVRQESRHAAGLKQLDNGIKIPPSGWRCEVCDLQENLWMNLTDGMVLCGRRYFDGTGGNNHALLHFQQTGHPIAVKLGTITPDGADVYSYDEDDMVLDPKLPEHLAHFGIDMMTMEKTERTMTELEIAVNQRVGEWEMIQESGTTLRPLSGPGLTGMKNLGNSCYLNSVMQVLFTVPDFQSKYVSNIEKIFAEAPSDPTQDFKTQVAKLGYGLLSGEYSKPALDPGDETNASSEPRGDQVGIAPRMFKALVGRGHPEFSTNRQQDAQEFLLHFINMVERNCRSGANPSEAFRFLVEERIVCQQSQKAKYTQRVDYMLQLPVPMDQATNTEELQEAERRREAADSSGAPPPASVRARIPFTACMAALSEPETLTDFWSSAVQAKTSATKTTRFASFPDHLVIQIKKFTFGLDWVPKKLDVSIDVPDTLDLSALRGTGQQPGEELLPEVAPPPLMTPDVEVKGILGFHGNEEDDSLYSPLLSPVLDDSTVSQLCEMGFPLEACRKAVYYTGNTGIDAAMNWVMGHMDDPDFSAPLVLPGCSSAPGTTPTAESVPEEHLATIVSMGFSRDQATRALRATSNVLERAVDWIFSHLDDLESMEVSEGGRSAAESEASRDPPPGPRVRDGPGKYELFAFVSHMGTSTMCGHYVCHIKKDQQWVIFNDQKVCASEKPPKDLGYLYFYRRVAE